A region of Porites lutea chromosome 13, jaPorLute2.1, whole genome shotgun sequence DNA encodes the following proteins:
- the LOC140922718 gene encoding sonic hedgehog protein-like, with product MRRSQYTPMSSRRLVPRLHLIFAMIISAGGLLMACGPGRTAIDTRRRSDPLQQKERVPDVEETSNEASGPYTGVVIRGSDEFKALSENYDPDIVFKDEKKNGDERRMTKNCKEKLDALAKAVKAKWGSKGSGKVVKLKVISAYDTAEKRRHHTAHSLHHEGRAVDLATDDRDKRKLGELGQMAYKAGFDWVNYASKSYIHASVKIDGAGEEGSCFPETSLVRLEGGRTKSMKDLQVGDKVASMDSSGKLVYSKVVTFLDINPNKPTKYVSIQTENPAAQVTITGSHLIYQLNRTTRQKSTVNARDLKVDDFVYVQNGSALGKFTVGRIVSVMRTQNLGAYAPLTETGTIVVDNVLCSCYAVISDAKLAHWSFAPLRFAEWLFPGCSAHDEPGIHWYARFLYKVYTSWNYVQEKFS from the exons ATGCGGCGCTCACAATACACGCCCATGTCTTCCAGGCGTTTGGTACCCCGACTTCATTTGATTTTTGCAATGATCATTTCTGCTGGTGGATTACTGATGGCTTGCGGGCCGGGAAGAACAGCCATCGACACTAGAAGACGCAGCGACCCGTTGCAACAGAAGGAACGTGTCCCTGATGTAGAAGAAACATCGAATGAAGCTAGTGGGCCTTACACTGGTGTAGTCATAAGAGGAAGCGATGAGTTCAAAGCGCTATCGGAAAACTACGACCCAGATATTGTGTTTAAGGATGAGAAAAAGAACGGAGATGAAAGACGAATGACCaag AATTGTAAGGAGAAGCTTGATGCTCTTGCCAAGGCAGTAAAAGCCAAATGGGGCTCTAAGGGAAGCGGAAAAGTTGTCAAACTGAAAGTCATCAGCGCCTATGATACAGCTGAGAAAAGAAGGCATCACACTGCACATTCTTTGCACCACGAAGGACGTGCCGTGGACCTAGCAACGGATGACAGAGACAAAAGGAAGTTAGGCGAACTGGGGCAAATGGCTTACAAAGCTGGTTTTGATTGGGTGAATTATGCAAGCAAAAGCTACATCCACGCTTCTGTTAAAATTG ATGGTGCGGGGGAAGAGGGGAGTTGCTTTCCAGAAACTTCTTTGGTTCGGCTGGAAGGAGGAAGGACTAAATCAATGAAAGATCTGCAAGTCGGAGACAAAGTCGCGAGCATGGATTCCAGCGGTAAATTAGTCTACAGCAAGGTTGTTACTTTTCTCGATATCAACCCTAACAAGCCTACAAAGTACGTTTCAATTCAGACTGAAAATCCCGCTGCTCAAGTCACAATTACGGGCTCTCATTTGATCTATCAACTAAACAGAACAACGCGCCAGAAGTCAACGGTAAACGCACGAGACTTAAAAGTGGATGACTTTGTTTATGTGCAAAACGGTTCCGCTTTGGGGAAGTTCACAGTTGGACGTATAGTAAGTGTAATGAGAACCCAAAACTTGGGCGCGTACGCTCCGCTCACGGAAACGGGCACAATTGTAGTGGATAATGTGCTGTGTTCGTGCTATGCTGTGATTTCAGATGCTAAACTAGCTCACTGGAGCTTTGCGCCCCTGCGATTCGCCGAGTGGTTGTTCCCAGGCTGTTCTGCCCACGATGAACCAGGAATACATTGGTATGCTCGGTTCCTCTACAAGGTCTACACGAGCTGGAATTACGTCCAGGAAAAATTCTCGTGA